From Arachis hypogaea cultivar Tifrunner chromosome 3, arahy.Tifrunner.gnm2.J5K5, whole genome shotgun sequence:
TTCACTTGAgcatagatattttttaaatgaaaaaattaagaaGTAATTTTTTAACCGACAATTAGCTAaccttcattttttttctcttttaaattcCTCTTTGTCATTTAAtcttatttattcattattttttgagtagaaaaaattagtttctaataaaattattttattttttttggtgacttaacaaaattattttaaaattactatGCACCATAATATCTTCATCTatcattttgttttttcaaaataaatcaaatGACAAAGCATCAATCTTTTTTATGCACTGGGTGCTAATGGCAAAGACGACGTCGTTCCTGGTACCTCCCTCTCTGCTGGACTCAGCTGAATAAAAACGTTTACAAAAATCGGATCGGTTTTACttttcttcctttgcttccgtttCATTGTTCCGAAGGGGAAGAAGACGCAAGCTgaggaaagaagaaggaggaggagaaggagaagaagaagaggatgagTCGGAACGATTCCAAGTACTTCTCTACAACAAAGAAGGGTGAGATCCCTGAGCTCAAAGAGGAGCTCAATTCTCAGTACAAGGTAGGTCTTCTTTTCACTCCTTCCATTTTCTACGATCCTTTCATTTCCGATCTTATTCCGTTCACCGTAATTTCATTTCTTGCGACGCGCGCCGTAGATCTGTAGGGATTTTCCTTCAATTTGTAGTTTTGCCATGTGTTCGAATTTATAGATTCCTGTATTGAGCCTGGATCCGAGTTGGATGCTTGATTTTGGTGCATTTGTGTGCTTCCCGCGCAGTTTAGGTTTTCCTTAGGTTTTTCGAAGTCGTAGTTAGAGCTTGATTCTCTGGATAAGCATCACGGAAGTTGGCAACTGGAAAGGATAACGATTGAATGAGGAAGATTCTGATTTATACCAATGTTGATTGagtttcttgttttgatttgtgTTTTACATTAGTCCGAAGATTTAGTGCCTTAAACTGTGAAACTCACTGCTGTGTTCCTGATTTGCTTTTGTGAATTTTGTTGGTTACATATGTAATTTTTGTATGTTCAGATTGAAAACTGATCATATGGTGATTGCTGTTTTGTTATTTTGATGCTGAATCGCTCTACATTTATGTGTTTGACATCGTTGCCCTTCCTTTTTGGTGGTCTTTCTTTTTGTTCACTTGGTTGAATGAAAATTTCATTGAATTTTAAATGAAAATGTGAAACTTActtctttttcttactttttccTCCCATGTTTTGTAGGATAAAAGAAAAGATGctgtgaaaaaggtgattgctgCAATGACTGTTGGGAAGGATGTCTCATCCTTGTTTACAGACGTGGTGAATTGCATGCAAACTGAAAATTTGGAGCTGAAGAAGTTGGTCTACTTATATCTCATAAATTATGCAAAGAGCCAGCCTGATCTTGCCATACTTGCAGTGAATACATTTGTTAAGGTAAGAAAGCTAGAATGACAATTATTTTGTTCATTTGTTTTCTGCTCCCTAGTACTCTTTGCTATCATTAACTACTTGGATTTGTAGTTTATCTTGATTATGTATACCCTGCTTACTCTGATGCTCCCCATATTGTGTTGCCAATTTATACTACACCTTATATTTAGCATGAGTTATTCATTCAGAAACTACTCCCCTGGTTCAGGgtggttttttattttatttttctaatgaagAAAAACAGAAATTTTTATCTCAAGATTGAAGCCATATTGATTTGGAATCATTTCCGTACACTCTCTGTTGTAAGTGTTCTGAATTTCTGGTGTTGAGTGTTGACTGATgggattattttttgtttattatataaAATGGTGTGTAGGATTCACAAGATCCAAATCCTTTAATTCGAGCCTTAGCTGTGCGGACAATGGGCTGTATTCGAGTTGATAAAATTACCGAGTATCTATGTGACCCCCTTCAAAGATGCCTAAAGGTATTTACATAGTTCTCTGAAATTTAATTTCTGATTGTGTTGATAACTGCGACTGTTTTTCTTAGGCTACTCATCTTTAACCGTTATGCATGATATTTATTGGCAGGATGATGATCCATATGTTCGCAAGACAGCAGCCATTTGTGTTGCAAAGCTTTATGACATAAATGCAGAATTAGTTGAGGACAGGGGATTTTTGGATTCTCTGAAGGATTTGATATCCGATAATAATCCAATGGTTGTAGCTAATGCTGTTGCAGCACTTGCTGAAATTCAGGAACACAGTAGCAGACCCATCTTTGAGATCACTAGTCACACACTCTCAAAGCTCCTCACTGCTTTAAATGAATGTACAGAGTAAGTTTAATTGTATTGTTAACAGCTAATTTTAGTCATGATTTTGTTCCCTTTAAGGTGATATATCCTTTTAAACCATTCTATTTAAAATGTGGAGATTATAATCGAGAGAAAATGGAGCATGATCTTGATGAAGTCCAGTTCTGACAAGGTCCTGACTCCTGAGCTAGTCAGTTGTATCATGGACCAGAAACATGCTAAAAATGTCTTGTTTATTTTGCAGTTAATGGGCTATTGTTGTCATGTACATCATCCTGTCATTTCTATTTCCATATTCAATTCCATATTGTTCTAAGTTAAGCTAATATCTCTTGTTTTTATGTAATGACCAGATGGGGTCAAGTTTTTATCTTGGATGCTCTCTCTAGATACAAGGCAGCCGATGCTCGTGAGGCTGAAAACATAGTAGAAAGAGTTACTCCAAGGTTACAGCATGCCAATTGTGCAGTTGTACTATCAGCTGTTAaggtaaattttatttatttattttttccccTATACATATTATCTTGCATTACACATTAGAGATCACAGTTTATGTGGTTTGTTAACTACAGTTTTTAATGAGATGTAGATGATCCTGCAACAAATGGAGCTCATCACCAGCACTGATGTGGTTCGAAATCTCTGTAAAAAGATGGCTCCTCCTCTTGTGACATTACTCTCTGCAGAACCCGAAATACAATATGTTGCCCTGCGAAATATCAATCTTATAGTACAAAGAAGACCAACAATTCTTGCCCATGAAATTAAGGTGGTGATCTAAAACCGATTTTGTTGAATTCTTCATTAAGAAATAGCACATTTGGGCACTAGTGAGGAACTTGTCTTCTCCAGTTCGGAGATTGGGCTTATTATATAGCTCCTATTATATATCTGCAGGTGTTTTTCTGCAAGTACAATGATCCTATCTATGTGAAAATGGAAAAGTTGGAAATTATGATAAAGCTTGCATCAGACCGAAACATAGACCAGGTAAACTTTACATTATACTGCTGTTCATATTTCCGAACATGATTAGTGTAGCATTTTGGTGAAAACTGTACAGATACTTTTCGGCCAAAGATATTGTAGTAACTGATCGTGTCCCATGGTTAAGATTCATTTCAAGCTATTTTTACTTATTTCTTGTTTTATGTAGTTCGTCTTTGTATCTTCTGTCCTTTCATTAATGAAATATGTTCTTTTCTGTGTGTTCTTTATAAATAGCAAGTTATCCTGTTACACTGATGAGACGTGTATATCTTTCATTCGCTTGGTTCTGAACTGCAGCTTATCAGTTGCATATTAATTATCAGTGGCTGCATCCCCATGTATTATATTAACTTGTTAAGCAAGGGGCTAGTTTTGATTTCTTTAGTCCTTTGTTATTATATTTGCAGGTTTTATTGGAATTTAAGGAGTATGCTACTGAAGTTGATGTCGATTTTGTTAGAAAGGCTGTTCGCGCAATTGGTCGTTGTGCAATCAAATTAGAGAGAGCTGCTGAAAGATGCATTAGTGTTTTGCTTGAGTTGATCAAGATAAAAGTAAATTATGTGGTTCAAGAGGCAATCATTGTTATCAAAGATATATTTAGAAGATACCCCAACACGTATTATCCTTTTCTCAtctgttatatatttatttatttttggtggtGCAAGGAGGAAGAAAGCAAAACAAATGCTATTATATTTCAGAGTTTAGTTGAACCATTGTTCCACTTTGCAGATATGAGTCCATAATTGCAACACTTTGTGAGAGCTTAGACACTTTGGACGAGCCAGAAGCCAAGGTGTTAATTTATCTGAATGTCCTTTTATAGCCATTATGCATTGCCATGTatgcttatctttttttttttttttttttttggggtgtGTGTGTCTTTTGTCTCGTCGTCTTTGTGGATAGGCTTCAATGATCTGGATTATTGGTGAATATGCGGAAAGAATTGACAATGCTGATGAGCTTCTCGAAAGTTTCTTAGAAAGTTTCCCAGAAGAGCCTGCCCAAGTCCAACTACAATTGTTGACTGCTACTGTCAAACTTTTCCTTAAGAAACCAACTGAGGGCCCACAACAGATGATTCAGGTACTGCCTCATATTGCATACAACATACTTATCAAGAACTGAACCCCTTATTTATGGACCAATGGAAGTTCTCGAAAAGattctaaaattaaaagttttatggAGAGCATAGTGAAATTTCTTGATATAATTTTATCTAGACAGCACTTTCACACCCAATTTTCAGTGTGTCCTTAAaatgccatctctgaattatatAGGAAGGGTGTCAAACAAACTGATCTTTCTCTACCAAAATTGAGTTGTAGAACCTCTGTTTTACTTAGTATGCAAAGTTTTATCTGTGAGatctttttcttcaaaattatAGTCTAAATTGTTATATGTTAGATAATTGTGTGTATTCCTTTGTCTGTATGTTATGGACCATGATACTTTCTTCTTCCTCAAAAAATCTAagaaatctctctctctctctctctctctcaactttGTTGAACAGTATATTCCTAGAAAAGTTCCTAAAATTGTTGGaagcaaaataaaaagttgaCCATTTTGTTGTTAGTTGTATAAGTTGGTTCTGGGAATCTACTATTAATTTGCGAAAGTTTCACCAATTCTTCATGTGCATCCATCATATGATACTATGCTAATTCACTTCATAATTATTTGAACAGGTTGTTTTGAACAATGCCACTATGGAGACAGATAATCCTGATTTGCGAGATCGTGCATACATATATTGGCGTCTTCTCTCAACTGATCCTGAGGTTTGATTTCTTGAATTATACAAGTCTCTGTTGTCTGCATCTGTGTCTGCACATGCTAATTAGTTGAGGTGCATAGTGCACTGAAGATTAGATGCACAACTAAGTTTATTCTCTTTTAACTCATTAAGGAGGAGTCCATGATGTGTTACCATTCTATGTGAAGTATTAAGCACATTCAAATTCTTAACCTTCAAGTTCAAATTCCATAATGTGTCTTTCTATATCTCTTTCTTTCCTAACCTTCAAATTCTTACTTGACTTCTCCTTTGAATATCAATTTTGAGCTGTAACATTTAATGGTCCTAACTTGTCTTTCTCAGGCAGCTAAGGATGTTGTGTTAGCTGAGAAACCTGTGATAACTGATGACTCAAACCAACTTGATTCGTCTCTACTTGATGAGCTCCTTGTCAACATTGCTACATTATCTTCAGTTTATCACAAGCCTCCAGATGCATTTGTAACCCGTGCACACACCTCAGCCCAGAAAGCTGAAGATGAAGAGTATCCTGAGGGAAGTGAAACAGCATATTCTGAGTCGTCTTCTGCAAATCCTGCCAATGGTGCTGTTTCAACCTCCGCATCTGTTGCACCGCCATCACCTCCACCTGCCGTGCCTGTGCCGGATTTACTTGGTGATTTGATGGGCATGGATAATAGTCTAGTTCCTACTGATGAACCAGCTACTCCTGCTGGGTGAGTTAAACATGGATAATTTTGAAACAAAACTGTGGCTTGCTTATTTGATATTTCTTATAAGATGATTGGCTAtattttgttctaattttttgCTTGTTTAGAACATTATTACTTTTGTATTGATTATTGAAATAGTGGCCGACATTGATTTACATGAAGCTGTGATGTGTTATAATATGTTAAAATAGGGTTATGTGCATTCTGGATAAATAAACATATGTAATGGTCaagaaatttctgaaaccttacTCTGCCTTCGACGGAATTATCTTATATCTTTTGTGCTTCTTGCAGGCCTCCATTGCCTATTTTACTTCCAGCTTCAACTGGTCAGGGTTTACAAATCAGTGCACAATTGACTAGGCGAGATGGTCAAGTATTTTACAGCATGTTGTTTGAGAACAATACTCAGGTCCCACTTGATGGCTTCATGATTCAATTTAACAAGAATACATTTGGTCTTGCAGCTGGTGGACCCCTACAGGTTATTATTGCTTATATGGCTTTTACGAATATttctatcaaattaaattaaattctaatatttaGCTCAATGCTTTTCAGGTTCCACAACTGCAACCGGGCACATCGGCTAGAACACTCCTTCCTATGGTTATGTTCCAGAACATGTCCCAAGGTCCTCCTAACTCGCTTTTGCAGGTTGCTGTGAAAAACAACCAGCAGCCTGTGTGGTATTTTAACGATAAAATCCCATTTCATGTATTTTTCACTGAGGACGGTAAAATGGAACGTTCAGCTTTCCTAGAGGTATGGCTTTAGTTGGATCCCTTGTTGATCATGTTGGTTAATGGCTATAAGTTACCATTCTTTAAATCATTTTCAAAGATTCTTTTAGCATAGAAGACTAGTAGTATGTGAATCTTTAAACATAGAATAATAATTGTATTTAGAGATTAAAACCGAATTATTCACTGTGCTTGCAGACATGGAGGTCTCTTCCTGATTCAAATGAGGTTTCTAAGGACTTCCCGGCCATAGTGATTGGCAGTGTGGATGCAACACTGGAGCGTTTGGCTGCATCAAATGTGTTCTTCATTGCAAAGCGCAAGAATGCAAACCAAGATGTATTTTACTTCTCAGCTAAAATGCCACGAGGGATACCATTATTAATTGAACTTACCACAGTGGTTGGAAGTCCAGGCGTCAAGAGTGCAATCAAGACGCCAAGCCCTGAAATGTCAGCATTTTTATTTGAAGCCATCGAGACCCTTCTCAAGAGTTAACATTGTTTTTGGCTTTTGgttttgttattaaatttaatttgtttatacaTTGCTTTTGCTAGCATGTTCGCTACATATTCTGGACGGGGTTTGTAAGTTCCAAAAAAGAAATTTCACCCATTGATATATAGTTTTGGACCTGTAGATGGCGTTTTTGAGAGGTTGGCTGGCTTGTGTAATATTCTGGTTTCTTTGTAAAATGATGATAATTTCGATTCTTAGCATTTTTGTATTAGATTTTATTGGAGAACTTTTTAGATTATCAAACAGTAGTAGAGTTTTAAATGGATGAAGTATATTATGAAACGAACATTCTATTCAGATTTCAGATCAAATGGAGAGTTGGTAAATGGGAGAGACAAACATTTCAAATTTCGATTCGAGAACCTTAGAGCACAAGAACTTACACATTGCAGAAATTTCTATCGAGTTACATAAACACACAATTGATCTCTAGTGGCAGTTCATTTGAAATATGCTACTATTGTCTTTAAAAATTCATACTGACTGAGATTCTATTGCAGTTTTTCAAACGATGAATACTTAATTTCTCCGGTTTGAAAATGCCATTAAATTAATACGTAATAAAAAGCATAACATATTAATTAAATTGAATGGGACGCAGCATTGTTGTAATGCGTTGTTTGTTGTAAGTGCAAGGGACGACATGGCACGGTTTCTACTTTCTACTTTCTAGTGGCGTCAATTTTGCCAAGTATGTAAGAAGCGTTTGTGACCACGTCAGCACAACAGCCAAGtataaacaaaattacaaaagatAACGAAAACGAGCAGATGATAAGTTGATAATACAGTGcagaaattagaaagaaaaaagaaaaagaagagggagCTTTGTTCATTGATTCCTTCAATTCAATGGCGCCAGCTGCAGTGCCGTTGAATATGAAATGGTTGCCGCTGAATTCGAAGCTCAAAGTCAAGAGCCAACTCCAAACAAGCAGCAGGAACATTGAGTTTGAGAGGGTTCAGCTTCCGGAGAAGACCCGCAACTCGAGAGTCTTGGTTCTTGGCGGAACAGGTAGGGTCGGTGGATCCACCGCCATTGCTCTCTCCAACCTTTGCCCCGACCTCCGCATCCTCGTCGCCGGCAGAAAcaggtctctctctctcttccatgTTATCATCTGCTCTGCTATTCAGCAGCACCTTTATGT
This genomic window contains:
- the LOC112789250 gene encoding beta-adaptin-like protein C; this translates as MSRNDSKYFSTTKKGEIPELKEELNSQYKDKRKDAVKKVIAAMTVGKDVSSLFTDVVNCMQTENLELKKLVYLYLINYAKSQPDLAILAVNTFVKDSQDPNPLIRALAVRTMGCIRVDKITEYLCDPLQRCLKDDDPYVRKTAAICVAKLYDINAELVEDRGFLDSLKDLISDNNPMVVANAVAALAEIQEHSSRPIFEITSHTLSKLLTALNECTEWGQVFILDALSRYKAADAREAENIVERVTPRLQHANCAVVLSAVKMILQQMELITSTDVVRNLCKKMAPPLVTLLSAEPEIQYVALRNINLIVQRRPTILAHEIKVFFCKYNDPIYVKMEKLEIMIKLASDRNIDQVLLEFKEYATEVDVDFVRKAVRAIGRCAIKLERAAERCISVLLELIKIKVNYVVQEAIIVIKDIFRRYPNTYESIIATLCESLDTLDEPEAKASMIWIIGEYAERIDNADELLESFLESFPEEPAQVQLQLLTATVKLFLKKPTEGPQQMIQVVLNNATMETDNPDLRDRAYIYWRLLSTDPEAAKDVVLAEKPVITDDSNQLDSSLLDELLVNIATLSSVYHKPPDAFVTRAHTSAQKAEDEEYPEGSETAYSESSSANPANGAVSTSASVAPPSPPPAVPVPDLLGDLMGMDNSLVPTDEPATPAGPPLPILLPASTGQGLQISAQLTRRDGQVFYSMLFENNTQVPLDGFMIQFNKNTFGLAAGGPLQVPQLQPGTSARTLLPMVMFQNMSQGPPNSLLQVAVKNNQQPVWYFNDKIPFHVFFTEDGKMERSAFLETWRSLPDSNEVSKDFPAIVIGSVDATLERLAASNVFFIAKRKNANQDVFYFSAKMPRGIPLLIELTTVVGSPGVKSAIKTPSPEMSAFLFEAIETLLKS